From Paenibacillus sp. PL2-23:
CAGCATCATGTCGTCCGGACAGAAGGACTACCTGCTGGGATCTGCCGATCCAACATCGCCGGCTGCATTAGCAAGCTCGGTCATGACGGGCATTCACGACGCCTTCCAGGTTGGCATGTATTTCGCCATCGCGGCCCTCATCCTGTCCTTCTTCGTGAAACGGGTCACCTCCACGAAGGAAGGCATGTAGCGGCACTCGGCACCTCTGCAAACCTACAAAAATACAAAAGGCTGTTCCATCCCCTCCAGGCTATGGAGAGGATGGAACAGCCTATTTCAGCTACGATTCCGCGAATATGAGATCATACAGGTGGCGCCAGGTCTCGATCTTGAAGACGTCGTCCTTCGGCCCGCTGCCCAGGATCGTGTAGCCTGCGTAGAGCCCCGCCAGCAGCATAACGATCATAATAATGGGCACAATGCTTTTGCGAAGCAGCCAGAACGCCACTTTCGCCCAAGCTGGAAACCGTTCTTCATACTCCTCGTCATCCTCAGGCTCCGCCGGTGGTGCAGACTTGCGATTGCCATTCTTGGCGCTTAAATCTGTTGCCTTTGCTGTGGACGACTGCGAGCCGCCGCCATGC
This genomic window contains:
- a CDS encoding DNA-directed RNA polymerase subunit beta, yielding MADDHIGSGRRNQSDDGPTKRTNTAADDSPTSVYTTLSGSLSRAQRHGGGSQSSTAKATDLSAKNGNRKSAPPAEPEDDEEYEERFPAWAKVAFWLLRKSIVPIIMIVMLLAGLYAGYTILGSGPKDDVFKIETWRHLYDLIFAES